The Osmia bicornis bicornis chromosome 9, iOsmBic2.1, whole genome shotgun sequence genome has a segment encoding these proteins:
- the LOC123988106 gene encoding protein nemuri-like, which yields MAESKMDVDNQEGEKKEEVEGKEEIVKNEEVAKKEEGQKKQQEVKKTEEEKVSMTQIKIMVKKMMYGGRHGGRHGGRGGRWGGLRGGRGECRGGGRGGGRQVVFNIY from the exons ATGGCTGAAAGTAAG ATGGATGTTGATAACcaagaaggagaaaagaaagaagaagttGAAGGAAAGGAGGAAATAGTAAAGAATGAAGAAGTTGCAAAGAAAGAAGAGGGCCAAAAGAAACAACAGGAGGTCAAAAAGACAGAGGAGGAAAAGGTATCCATGACGCAA ataaaAATAATGGTTAAAAAGATGATGTACGGAGGACGTCACGGCGGCCGTCACGGAGGAAGAGGTGGGCGATGGGGCGGCCTTCGTGGCGGAAGAGGAGAATGCCGGGGCGGCGGAAGAGGCGGCGGGCGACAAGTTGTctttaacatttattaa
- the LOC123988107 gene encoding uncharacterized protein LOC123988107 translates to MEMLQNWQNRRDAIEEETIGQAKNPRWLNYKSKLLTASNFGRVCRRRIGTLCGNAVKSLVYPRLISAPAVQYGQECERFAREELSVCIGVEIKECGLFIDSAIPFLGASPDRLINEEGIVEIKCPKTAENLLPEEAIKSFAVIRRKFADAEGNALNRNHYYYYQIQGQLHVTGRKYCLFCIWTRKGLKYIRVDRDDNFWQNNMEPN, encoded by the coding sequence ATGGAAATGTTACAGAATTGGCAAAATAGAAGAGATGCCATTGAAGAAGAAACCATCGGTCAAGCGAAAAATCCGAGATGGTTGAATTACAAATCTAAATTATTGACGGCCTCTAATTTTGGAAGAGTATGCCGTCGTCGAATTGGTACGCTCTGTGGAAATGCAGTGAAGTCGTTAGTGTATCCACGACTGATTAGTGCACCAGCAGTACAATATGGACAGGAATGCGAAAGATTCGCACGTGAAGAACTAAGTGTGTGCATTGGTGTTGAAATTAAAGAATGTGGATTATTTATTGATAGTGCCATCCCGTTCTTAGGAGCTTCGCCAGATAGACTTATAAACGAAGAGGGCATTGTTGAAATCAAATGTCCGAAAACGGCGGAGAATTTATTGCCGGAGGAGGCAATCAAAAGTTTTGCAGTTATTCGGCGTAAATTTGCAGACGCAGAAGGAAATGCACTGAACAGGAACCACTACTATTACTACCAAATACAAGGACAATTACATGTCACAGGTAGAAAATATTGCTTATTTTGTATTTGGACCcgaaaagggttaaagtacATTAGAGTCGATAGAGACGATAACTTCTGGCAAAACAATATGGAGccaaattaa